A window of Halalkalibacillus sediminis contains these coding sequences:
- a CDS encoding sulfotransferase domain-containing protein, giving the protein MNLISKQVRNIPFKAKRVACTFGLGNHPDFLIIGAQKAGTTSLFNYINEYAQNFISPKTKELQFFSEKYQKGDSWYKAQFPLKIKNGCLTGEATPDYLFYHRCPERIYAKYPNVKFIVLLRNPIDRAYSQYNFQRNSNKTKAYNPLSFEEALQEELQEELQEEQSQTITEEFTYKYKYRSYLKRGHYYEQLQKWLEYYPKEQFLFIESEDFYKNTETHLNEVFSFLGLEFKEGIELNLKAQNKTGYSERLKGDTREYLQNYFKPHNEKLYSLIQRNFDWD; this is encoded by the coding sequence ATGAATTTAATTAGTAAACAAGTTAGGAATATCCCATTCAAAGCAAAAAGGGTAGCTTGCACTTTCGGTTTAGGAAATCATCCTGATTTTCTCATTATTGGTGCTCAAAAGGCAGGAACTACATCTCTATTTAATTATATTAATGAATATGCACAAAACTTTATTTCACCAAAAACAAAAGAATTACAATTTTTTAGCGAAAAATATCAAAAAGGCGATTCGTGGTATAAAGCGCAATTTCCTTTAAAAATTAAAAATGGTTGTCTAACAGGTGAAGCTACTCCTGATTATTTGTTTTATCATAGATGTCCCGAGAGAATCTATGCCAAATATCCTAATGTAAAGTTTATTGTACTTTTAAGGAATCCAATTGACAGGGCATACTCTCAATATAATTTTCAACGAAACTCTAATAAAACAAAAGCATATAACCCTCTATCTTTTGAAGAAGCACTTCAAGAAGAACTTCAAGAAGAACTTCAAGAAGAACAAAGTCAAACTATAACAGAAGAATTCACTTACAAGTATAAGTATAGGTCCTATTTAAAAAGAGGGCACTATTATGAACAACTGCAAAAATGGCTCGAGTACTATCCTAAAGAACAGTTCCTCTTTATAGAATCCGAAGATTTTTATAAGAACACCGAAACTCATCTAAATGAAGTTTTCAGTTTTTTAGGTTTAGAATTTAAAGAAGGGATTGAACTTAATCTCAAAGCTCAGAACAAGACAGGTTACTCTGAGAGACTCAAAGGGGACACAAGAGAGTATTTACAAAACTATTTTAAACCACATAATGAAAAATTGTATTCATTAATACAGCGTAATTTTGATTGGGACTAA
- a CDS encoding O-antigen ligase family protein: MDRALYYKENQISTRLLNTLFTLVVLMTFFAPNLFGRDYLGIISLIGSFLIVLLFGRININKLTIMIFLYVIFTIFVDLINNFIYPTSTVSILRTFVYSLIPLMAFLLGSYFNNRLNKNLVNKLILITGFGQVLIGIAQVYNKPFRIASLTYYSDFEKYNYGFEAWEVGRIVGTIGNPNTFGVFVVIFITYILTTLLSNYKYSTKYNIILIFILLTSSYAIILSQSRTAYLLLAVSVVLSLLLSKINILIKSMLLLAVVLSFILIFTNSLLGTQRFLAENTSTLGGRIHIWTTFIENHLSPFTIQNLFGYGFFYVRDIGKAVDNYYLQLVLQYGLIGLLLYLNIFLYAIKSFLSTVRVSENSIFIIVSIIIILISDITGTINMSLNISIFFFLIMGYFFKK; this comes from the coding sequence ATGGATCGAGCCCTTTATTATAAGGAAAACCAAATATCGACAAGACTGTTGAATACTCTATTTACATTAGTAGTTTTAATGACATTTTTCGCACCAAATTTATTCGGAAGAGATTATTTAGGGATCATATCATTAATAGGTTCGTTTTTAATAGTTTTGTTATTCGGGAGAATTAATATAAATAAATTAACAATCATGATTTTCTTATATGTAATATTTACAATATTTGTTGATCTTATTAATAATTTTATTTACCCAACATCGACTGTTTCTATTTTAAGAACGTTTGTTTATAGCTTGATCCCTTTGATGGCATTTTTATTAGGAAGTTACTTTAATAATCGTTTAAACAAAAACCTAGTAAATAAATTAATTCTAATTACGGGGTTTGGTCAAGTTTTAATAGGGATAGCACAAGTTTATAATAAGCCCTTTAGAATCGCTAGTTTAACTTATTACTCTGATTTCGAAAAATACAATTATGGGTTTGAAGCGTGGGAAGTAGGAAGAATTGTTGGTACAATTGGAAACCCCAATACTTTTGGTGTTTTTGTGGTGATATTTATTACTTACATATTAACAACATTGCTTTCAAATTATAAATATAGTACCAAATATAATATTATATTGATATTTATTTTATTGACTTCTTCATACGCAATAATTCTGTCTCAGTCAAGAACTGCATATTTATTGCTTGCTGTTAGTGTAGTGTTATCTTTACTATTAAGTAAAATAAACATCTTAATAAAATCAATGTTATTGTTAGCAGTTGTACTATCTTTTATATTAATTTTTACTAATAGTCTTTTGGGTACGCAAAGGTTTTTGGCGGAAAATACCAGTACGTTGGGTGGCAGAATACATATATGGACTACGTTTATAGAAAATCACCTTTCACCATTTACAATTCAAAACCTATTTGGTTATGGATTCTTTTATGTGCGTGATATTGGAAAAGCGGTAGATAATTATTATCTGCAACTTGTATTACAGTATGGGTTGATTGGTTTATTACTATATCTAAATATATTCTTGTATGCTATAAAGTCATTTTTGTCTACAGTAAGAGTTTCGGAAAATAGTATATTCATAATTGTTTCTATAATTATTATATTGATTTCAGACATCACAGGAACAATAAATATGTCTCTTAATATATCTATCTTCTTTTTCTTAATAATGGGATATTTCTTCAAAAAATAA
- a CDS encoding nucleotide sugar dehydrogenase → MNFTKITNKEEAISIIGLGYVGLPLAIEFAKKFEVVGFDTNDNKLDKYLSGIDVTNEVGDEAVKNTTLEFTNEESRIRNCKFHIVAVPTPINSDKTPDLNPVISASKTVGRNLTKGSVVVFESTVYPGTTEEICIPILEKNSGLRFGIDFKVGFSPERINPGDKVNTLTKIIKVVSGSDQDALEIISNVYESIIEAGVHRAESIKVAEASKVIENSQRDINIAFMNELSMVFNKMNIDTKAVLEAAGTKWNFLNFTPGLVGGHCIGVDPYYFTYKAEQLGYNSQIILAGRKINDDMGKYVASNIIKKLIKADQPVKGAKVAILGITFKEDCPDVRNTKVIDIINELEDFGVEVLVHDPVANKEEAWDEYRINLVEKDTLTSLNGIVLAVSHKEFKEGYGLDFYNDIYADDNNKVMVDVKSVLNRKEYEGNGFTYWRL, encoded by the coding sequence ATGAACTTTACTAAAATAACCAACAAGGAAGAAGCAATTTCTATTATTGGTTTAGGTTATGTAGGACTTCCTCTTGCCATAGAGTTTGCAAAAAAGTTTGAAGTTGTTGGCTTTGACACTAATGATAACAAATTGGACAAGTACCTAAGTGGAATTGATGTAACAAATGAAGTTGGGGATGAGGCGGTCAAAAATACAACACTAGAATTTACTAATGAAGAAAGTAGAATAAGAAATTGTAAGTTTCACATAGTTGCTGTCCCTACCCCAATAAATAGTGATAAAACCCCTGACTTGAACCCTGTAATTAGTGCAAGTAAGACGGTGGGACGAAATCTGACTAAAGGGTCTGTAGTAGTATTTGAGTCAACTGTTTATCCTGGAACAACTGAAGAGATATGTATCCCTATCCTAGAAAAAAATTCTGGTTTAAGGTTTGGAATTGATTTTAAAGTAGGCTTTTCGCCTGAACGTATAAACCCAGGTGATAAAGTTAATACATTAACCAAAATTATTAAAGTTGTTTCTGGATCCGATCAGGACGCTCTTGAAATTATTTCGAATGTATATGAATCAATTATAGAAGCTGGTGTTCATAGAGCTGAATCAATAAAAGTAGCAGAAGCTTCAAAAGTTATTGAAAACTCTCAAAGAGATATAAATATTGCTTTTATGAATGAACTCTCTATGGTTTTTAATAAAATGAATATTGATACAAAAGCAGTATTAGAAGCGGCTGGTACTAAGTGGAACTTCTTGAATTTTACACCAGGTCTAGTAGGCGGTCATTGTATTGGTGTAGATCCATATTACTTCACATATAAGGCTGAACAACTGGGTTATAATTCACAAATAATTCTTGCTGGTAGAAAAATCAATGATGATATGGGTAAATATGTTGCAAGTAACATTATAAAAAAATTAATTAAAGCAGACCAGCCAGTTAAAGGAGCAAAAGTGGCAATATTAGGGATTACCTTTAAAGAAGATTGCCCAGATGTTAGAAATACAAAAGTAATAGATATTATTAATGAATTAGAAGATTTCGGAGTAGAAGTTCTAGTTCATGACCCAGTTGCTAATAAAGAAGAAGCTTGGGATGAGTATCGAATTAATTTAGTTGAAAAAGATACTTTAACAAGTTTAAATGGTATAGTACTTGCCGTTTCACACAAAGAGTTCAAAGAAGGTTATGGATTAGATTTCTATAACGACATATATGCAGATGATAATAATAAAGTTATGGTTGATGTAAAAAGTGTATTGAATAGAAAGGAATATGAAGGTAACGGTTTTACTTATTGGAGGTTGTAA
- a CDS encoding sulfotransferase family protein, translating to MNQEPIFILGAHKSGTSLLRNLFDGHSELFVVPIESHFFQHNGYWVDYGIRRKLPKALVGNEIIENYINWIKYVNSLSDQYADSDTKGFWNIEKFINEIKSYSDYMYLKTSIENYIHAMYYSLNNKKLADNLRVIEKSVENAEFANILKKLYPNAKFIHIIRNPYSNIVSMRKFKSRSGYPFLKPIIQSLYNNYYYLEKNQVTLDKDYLVIKYEDLVMKPKEKIKEVIEFAGISNEEITYTPTVNGEIWGGNSTTDVKFKDLSSNGLSRWITEIEPIEVNLVNKLFKYTLDRYGYETIENKSLVKFAKAEKVKVFIGNRLLIKYL from the coding sequence ATGAATCAAGAACCTATTTTTATTTTGGGTGCACATAAATCAGGAACTAGCTTATTAAGAAACTTATTTGACGGTCATAGTGAGCTTTTTGTTGTCCCTATAGAATCTCATTTTTTTCAGCATAATGGATATTGGGTTGATTATGGTATTAGAAGAAAGCTTCCGAAAGCCCTAGTTGGAAATGAAATAATAGAAAATTATATAAATTGGATAAAATATGTTAATTCATTGTCAGATCAGTATGCTGATAGTGACACCAAGGGTTTTTGGAACATTGAAAAATTTATAAATGAAATTAAAAGCTATTCTGATTATATGTATTTGAAAACATCAATCGAAAATTATATTCATGCTATGTATTATTCACTTAATAATAAGAAATTGGCTGACAATCTGAGAGTAATTGAAAAATCAGTTGAGAATGCAGAATTCGCAAATATTTTAAAAAAATTGTATCCAAATGCGAAGTTCATTCATATCATTAGAAATCCTTATTCAAATATTGTTTCAATGAGAAAGTTTAAATCTAGAAGTGGTTATCCTTTTTTAAAGCCAATAATTCAATCCCTTTATAACAATTATTATTACTTAGAAAAAAATCAGGTAACATTAGATAAAGATTATCTAGTAATTAAGTATGAAGACTTAGTTATGAAACCTAAAGAAAAGATTAAAGAAGTCATAGAATTTGCTGGAATTTCTAATGAAGAAATTACTTATACCCCCACTGTTAATGGTGAAATATGGGGAGGTAATAGTACAACAGATGTTAAATTTAAGGATCTTTCTAGCAATGGATTGTCTAGATGGATAACTGAAATAGAACCAATAGAGGTAAACTTGGTAAATAAGTTATTTAAATATACGTTAGACCGATATGGTTATGAAACGATTGAAAATAAGAGTTTGGTTAAGTTTGCAAAAGCAGAAAAGGTTAAGGTGTTTATTGGTAATAGACTTTTGATTAAATATTTATAA
- a CDS encoding glycosyltransferase: MNIFFITNMDIDKSSGGLFNATYERIKRHKKKVNQIFIINNNVYHSKFIRFSAKYLFKKNIEKKSYVYKWKYYNDNIIYNLNFKHSVSSYFKRYVLKQKIEGLLLEQYINRFDNFLKNSDAIHAHWGWPNGYIAYRLSEKYSIPYYITFHGSDLNYLSGERKEKALSAMKFAEKCFFVSEGLYSTALQIGYSGQNAAITYNGVDLGAFRIMDSKVGKKKTVGYVGTLEEKKGADYLIDIFSEINRRKDGVDFLIVGEGKLLSYLRGQFNRRDSNIDVRFTGGLPPEEIPGIMNQLDILVVPSRNEGFGMVVLEANACGVPVVGSNVGGLPEAIGYTENIINIDDRFAFNIANRIIQILEGDCLSKEEYRERVGKKFNWDHITDHEFKIYNSGKISDKDI; the protein is encoded by the coding sequence ATGAATATTTTTTTCATTACGAACATGGATATTGACAAAAGTAGTGGTGGTTTATTTAATGCGACGTACGAGCGTATTAAAAGGCACAAGAAAAAAGTTAACCAGATTTTTATTATTAACAATAATGTGTACCACAGCAAATTCATAAGATTTTCAGCTAAATATTTGTTTAAGAAAAATATTGAAAAAAAATCTTATGTTTATAAATGGAAGTACTATAATGACAACATTATATATAATCTCAATTTTAAGCATAGTGTATCTAGCTATTTTAAAAGGTACGTGTTAAAACAAAAAATAGAAGGTCTACTGTTAGAACAATATATCAATCGTTTTGATAATTTTCTTAAAAATTCAGATGCTATTCATGCGCATTGGGGGTGGCCTAATGGTTACATTGCTTACAGACTAAGTGAAAAGTACTCAATTCCCTATTATATTACATTCCATGGTAGCGACTTAAATTATTTAAGTGGAGAAAGGAAAGAAAAAGCACTGAGCGCCATGAAATTTGCCGAGAAATGTTTTTTTGTAAGTGAAGGTTTATATTCTACTGCATTGCAAATTGGTTATTCAGGACAAAATGCTGCAATTACTTACAACGGCGTTGATTTGGGAGCATTTCGGATCATGGACAGTAAAGTAGGTAAAAAAAAGACTGTCGGATATGTTGGCACACTTGAAGAAAAAAAAGGTGCGGATTATCTTATTGATATTTTTAGTGAGATTAATAGAAGGAAAGATGGGGTCGATTTCTTAATCGTGGGTGAAGGCAAACTGTTGTCTTACCTAAGAGGACAATTTAACCGTAGAGATTCAAATATTGATGTTAGATTTACAGGAGGACTCCCTCCTGAAGAAATTCCTGGTATAATGAACCAGTTAGACATTTTAGTAGTTCCAAGTAGAAATGAAGGCTTTGGTATGGTGGTACTTGAAGCGAATGCTTGCGGTGTACCTGTTGTTGGTTCTAATGTTGGTGGTCTTCCAGAAGCAATTGGGTACACTGAAAATATTATAAATATAGATGATCGATTTGCTTTTAATATAGCTAATAGAATCATTCAAATTCTTGAAGGAGATTGTCTAAGTAAAGAAGAATATCGAGAGAGAGTCGGAAAAAAATTTAATTGGGATCATATAACTGATCATGAATTTAAAATATATAACTCCGGAAAAATTAGTGATAAGGACATTTAA
- a CDS encoding flippase produces MDKELTNVTKQSGIIFIGKIIGLTFGLLFNFVAARFLGAEVYGQFIFIFSFIGFFPLLVLLGLQQGLVYFIPKFNENEEKDKRNSIITFSFLLVLFFSCAISILILMKSDFIAKTILNKPELNNLIKLLSPLIIFTALNQLSKGVFQGIKRINYFVFSQDLLIPVIKLTVLLITVLIGYEIYSLALASYIGTIIGTVYLVTVIYKEGLFSRIRFRKPSQYKELIKFSLPLLLTGYLGLISNKTDIIMIGYFHSEDQVGIYNIALRIGTLSSFILVAFNTMFAPTISSLYSKRDMDTLANMYKVITKWIVGVNLIAFGLILIFSEEIMRVFGSEFIVGSTTLILITIGQVMNAGVGSAGYILIMTGNSLYALYINFMAVIINITLNFLLIPIYGIEGAAFASLISVFVINILRLLLVYKLHKIHPYDVSYFILLKTFIISFVIVYLLNNWISLIWISQLIGLSITFIILFCLIYYYFGLTKQDNIILNAVLKKIKK; encoded by the coding sequence ATGGATAAAGAACTAACAAATGTTACAAAACAGTCGGGTATAATATTTATTGGGAAAATAATTGGCCTTACATTTGGTTTGCTTTTTAATTTTGTAGCAGCCCGATTTTTGGGGGCAGAAGTATATGGGCAATTCATTTTTATTTTTTCGTTTATAGGCTTTTTCCCACTTTTAGTTTTATTGGGTTTACAACAAGGGTTAGTATACTTTATACCGAAATTTAACGAGAATGAAGAAAAAGATAAACGAAATAGTATAATTACCTTTAGCTTCCTATTGGTTCTTTTTTTCAGTTGCGCAATATCAATATTAATATTGATGAAGAGTGATTTTATTGCGAAAACTATTTTAAACAAGCCTGAATTGAACAACCTAATTAAGTTATTGTCTCCATTGATAATATTTACAGCTCTTAATCAGCTTTCTAAAGGAGTTTTTCAGGGGATAAAGAGGATAAATTATTTTGTTTTTAGTCAGGATTTATTAATACCTGTAATAAAACTTACAGTACTTTTAATCACTGTTTTGATTGGATATGAAATTTATAGTTTAGCTTTAGCAAGTTACATCGGTACTATCATAGGCACCGTATACTTGGTAACTGTAATCTATAAAGAGGGTCTATTTAGTAGGATTAGATTCAGGAAGCCAAGTCAATATAAAGAATTGATTAAGTTCTCTCTTCCGTTATTACTCACTGGTTATTTAGGCTTAATAAGTAATAAGACTGATATTATTATGATCGGCTATTTTCACAGTGAAGACCAGGTAGGTATATATAATATAGCATTAAGAATTGGAACTTTAAGTAGTTTTATTCTTGTTGCGTTTAATACTATGTTTGCTCCTACAATATCATCTTTGTATAGTAAGCGTGATATGGATACATTAGCAAATATGTATAAAGTTATTACAAAATGGATAGTCGGGGTAAATCTAATTGCTTTTGGTTTAATCCTAATTTTCAGTGAAGAAATTATGAGGGTTTTTGGTAGTGAATTTATTGTAGGCTCAACAACATTAATTTTAATAACGATAGGGCAGGTTATGAATGCAGGTGTGGGATCTGCGGGTTATATACTTATTATGACGGGTAATTCCCTTTATGCATTGTACATTAATTTTATGGCTGTAATAATAAATATTACTTTGAATTTTTTGCTTATACCAATATATGGAATAGAGGGTGCAGCATTTGCATCATTGATTTCAGTATTTGTTATAAATATATTAAGGTTACTATTAGTTTATAAACTACATAAAATTCATCCTTACGATGTTAGCTACTTTATATTATTAAAGACATTTATTATCTCTTTTGTAATTGTGTACTTATTAAATAACTGGATAAGTTTAATTTGGATTAGCCAACTAATCGGATTATCAATTACTTTTATAATATTATTTTGCCTAATTTATTATTACTTTGGTTTAACTAAACAGGACAATATCATTTTAAATGCGGTGTTAAAAAAAATAAAGAAATGA
- a CDS encoding nucleotide sugar dehydrogenase → MINIVGLGYIGLPTALMFAKSGIKVIGTDYNANLVDTLNDGKLTFEENGLEELFQEARSKGIEFSTKYQKTHTYILAVPTPYIKNSKKLDPKYVISAISSVLDVCEKGAVIIIESTISPGTVDKHIRPYIEKRGHIIGSDIHLMHAPERIIPGNMIYELENNSRTIGADNLEIGEKVKGYYSSFCKADIVVTDIRSAEMSKVVENTYRDINIAFANELAKICRTDNMDVYEIIKTANMHPRVDILQPGPGVGGHCISVDPWFLVGDYPDLTNLILTARKINDSMPRHVLGRIRDIMREHGIKDISKVGLYGLAYKENVDDTRESPSLQLLERMDEHLAFGVKVFDPFVKERMVDHQFMNFEDFINEIEIVVVMVGHDHIKNNMDLIKNKLVLDTKNICTIDAAYKL, encoded by the coding sequence ATGATTAATATTGTTGGACTTGGCTATATTGGTTTACCGACAGCTCTCATGTTTGCAAAAAGTGGAATTAAGGTAATAGGAACTGATTACAATGCAAATTTAGTAGACACATTGAACGATGGAAAATTAACTTTTGAAGAAAATGGATTAGAAGAACTTTTTCAAGAAGCACGTTCTAAGGGCATTGAGTTTTCAACAAAATATCAAAAGACACATACATATATTCTTGCAGTTCCAACTCCATATATAAAAAATAGTAAAAAACTCGATCCCAAGTATGTTATTTCAGCAATAAGTAGTGTCCTCGATGTTTGTGAAAAAGGTGCAGTAATAATTATTGAATCGACCATATCACCAGGTACAGTTGATAAGCATATTCGACCATATATAGAAAAGAGAGGCCACATTATTGGAAGCGATATACATTTGATGCATGCTCCTGAGAGGATTATTCCGGGGAATATGATTTACGAACTTGAAAACAATTCAAGGACCATTGGGGCGGATAATTTAGAAATAGGTGAAAAAGTAAAGGGTTATTACTCGAGCTTCTGTAAAGCAGATATCGTTGTAACTGATATTAGGTCAGCTGAAATGTCTAAAGTTGTAGAAAATACTTATAGAGATATCAATATTGCATTTGCTAATGAATTAGCTAAAATATGTCGAACTGATAATATGGATGTCTATGAAATTATCAAAACTGCTAATATGCACCCAAGAGTAGATATACTACAGCCAGGACCAGGGGTGGGGGGGCATTGTATTTCGGTAGATCCATGGTTCTTAGTTGGAGACTATCCGGATCTAACAAACCTTATTTTAACAGCAAGAAAAATAAATGATTCTATGCCAAGACATGTACTGGGACGTATTAGAGATATTATGAGAGAGCATGGTATTAAGGATATATCAAAAGTAGGCCTTTATGGATTAGCGTATAAAGAAAATGTTGATGATACAAGGGAGAGTCCATCACTTCAACTACTAGAAAGAATGGACGAGCATTTGGCTTTTGGCGTTAAAGTGTTTGATCCATTCGTAAAGGAAAGAATGGTAGATCACCAGTTTATGAATTTTGAGGATTTTATAAATGAAATAGAGATAGTTGTTGTCATGGTAGGGCATGATCATATCAAAAATAATATGGATCTCATTAAGAACAAACTTGTACTTGATACTAAGAATATATGTACTATTGACGCCGCGTATAAATTGTAA
- a CDS encoding glycosyltransferase family 4 protein, with protein sequence MKILMITTLFPSYDGQSRKEISYALHYFAKDWVSMGHDVSVMKIHPKYPTLFNITTKGQEARRYGEDTTFKLQDVEVNRLTINKYPKIDYFQKDLRLLYSKLLENINNSPDIIVCHMINPSLYISKMLKDKLDIPLILTLHQSDISQLTNMKKRLKKYSEVESFIDRIGFRSQNLMNKYKKLHLASKSNFIIPSGINRDLIISDCKLQKKIKSKSQVIFIASSMIALKNIDIVIKAFEKIAVSKEVYLKIAGDGPEKDRLKKLAKASRVSSQIEFLGYITRESVIEKMEESDIFVMVSSPETFGLVYIEAMSKGCITIGSIGEGIDGVIKDNQNGYLCEPRDLDGLANKLTKVLNLNRDQKEKIITKAVETARGMTQEALSRNYLDVLQETITRYPKKSNINEVHIKQQE encoded by the coding sequence ATGAAAATATTGATGATTACAACTTTATTCCCTAGTTACGATGGGCAGTCGAGAAAAGAAATATCATATGCATTACATTATTTTGCAAAAGATTGGGTCAGTATGGGGCATGATGTAAGTGTAATGAAGATTCATCCGAAATATCCAACTCTGTTTAATATTACAACAAAAGGTCAAGAAGCTAGAAGGTATGGTGAAGATACTACTTTTAAATTACAAGACGTAGAAGTGAATAGATTAACAATAAATAAATACCCAAAAATTGATTATTTTCAAAAAGATTTACGACTATTATATAGTAAGTTGCTAGAGAATATTAATAATTCTCCTGATATTATTGTTTGTCATATGATAAACCCTTCTCTTTATATATCTAAAATGTTAAAAGATAAATTGGATATTCCTTTGATTTTAACACTTCATCAGTCAGACATCTCTCAATTAACTAATATGAAGAAAAGGCTCAAAAAATATTCAGAGGTTGAGTCATTTATTGATAGGATTGGTTTTAGAAGTCAAAATCTAATGAATAAATACAAAAAATTACACCTTGCTTCAAAAAGTAACTTTATAATCCCCTCTGGAATAAATAGGGATTTAATTATTTCGGATTGCAAGCTTCAAAAGAAAATAAAGTCCAAATCGCAAGTTATTTTCATTGCATCCAGTATGATAGCGTTGAAAAATATAGATATAGTTATTAAGGCTTTTGAAAAAATAGCAGTTAGTAAAGAAGTGTATTTAAAGATAGCCGGCGATGGGCCAGAGAAAGATAGACTAAAAAAATTAGCTAAGGCTTCTAGGGTGAGCTCTCAGATAGAATTCCTGGGATATATTACACGAGAGTCAGTAATTGAGAAAATGGAGGAAAGTGATATTTTTGTAATGGTCAGTTCCCCTGAAACTTTTGGATTAGTATATATTGAAGCGATGTCTAAGGGCTGTATAACTATTGGTTCTATTGGAGAGGGGATAGATGGTGTTATAAAAGACAATCAGAATGGCTATTTATGTGAACCTAGAGATTTAGACGGATTAGCAAATAAGTTAACTAAAGTCTTAAATTTAAATAGGGATCAAAAAGAAAAGATAATTACTAAAGCTGTTGAAACTGCTCGGGGTATGACACAAGAAGCGTTGTCGAGGAATTACTTGGATGTATTGCAAGAAACCATTACTAGGTATCCAAAGAAAAGCAATATAAATGAGGTTCATATTAAACAACAAGAATAA
- a CDS encoding glycosyltransferase family 4 protein: protein MLKKATILLSHIPNPRMLKRIKAVENDFNVVLIYWDRGQLENETFEINHNHKVLKVSIKAPQGKPIKKLIPLVRYMFNVLAKLKNEKPDIVHAGNLDMLMIAAIYQKHFNKKTKIIYEVADLPKYSFIKKANSPKTILAKLLQSLEKKLTSRVSKIILTSPYFWEEYFSKFIKLDKYLFIPNSPSKKLFSKYVKKKHDNFTIGYIGSVRYIEQLKMLIDVVEEMDKNIKVLIAGSGPGYSEIKEYSKDKKFVEVYGPYNYEEEIVRLYEKVDCTYAVYNTKLNNVKIALPNRLYESIVCEIPIIGTKNTELGSFIEQNQIGININEDKQELKEALIMLKNSSELNNLYQKNCNKIKSDYYYEKDSERLLNEYIKLTS from the coding sequence ATGTTGAAAAAAGCAACCATATTATTGTCACATATTCCTAATCCAAGAATGCTCAAAAGAATCAAAGCTGTGGAAAATGATTTTAATGTAGTATTAATTTATTGGGATAGAGGACAATTAGAAAATGAAACATTTGAAATTAACCACAATCATAAAGTTTTAAAGGTAAGCATAAAAGCTCCTCAAGGAAAGCCAATTAAAAAGTTAATACCGTTAGTGAGATATATGTTTAATGTCTTAGCTAAATTAAAAAATGAAAAACCTGATATAGTCCATGCAGGGAATTTAGATATGTTAATGATAGCTGCAATTTATCAAAAACATTTTAATAAGAAAACCAAGATTATATATGAAGTAGCCGATCTTCCTAAGTATTCCTTTATAAAGAAGGCTAATTCTCCTAAGACTATTCTAGCTAAACTATTACAAAGTCTAGAAAAAAAGCTTACATCTAGAGTATCTAAGATAATTTTAACATCTCCGTATTTTTGGGAGGAATATTTTTCAAAGTTTATTAAATTAGATAAATATCTATTTATACCAAACTCCCCCTCAAAAAAATTGTTTAGCAAATATGTAAAAAAGAAACATGATAACTTCACAATAGGATATATTGGATCAGTTAGATATATTGAACAACTTAAAATGTTAATTGATGTTGTAGAAGAAATGGACAAAAATATAAAAGTATTAATTGCTGGGAGCGGTCCGGGATACAGTGAAATTAAAGAGTATTCAAAAGATAAGAAATTTGTAGAAGTGTATGGCCCATATAACTACGAAGAAGAAATTGTTAGATTATATGAAAAGGTTGACTGCACATATGCTGTGTATAATACTAAGTTAAATAATGTAAAAATCGCTTTACCAAATAGACTATATGAGTCAATTGTGTGTGAGATACCTATAATAGGAACCAAAAATACTGAGCTTGGAAGTTTTATAGAGCAAAACCAAATTGGAATCAATATCAATGAGGATAAGCAAGAATTGAAAGAGGCGTTAATTATGCTGAAAAATTCCTCCGAACTTAACAATTTATATCAGAAAAATTGCAATAAGATAAAATCAGACTATTATTATGAAAAGGATAGTGAAAGACTACTGAATGAATATATAAAACTTACATCATAG